A genomic region of Pelodiscus sinensis isolate JC-2024 chromosome 17, ASM4963464v1, whole genome shotgun sequence contains the following coding sequences:
- the MYOZ3 gene encoding myozenin-3 has protein sequence MFPIVHWDPTRERKRQVAAILRETAGDVLQLDLGKKVSVPQDLMVEELSLQSNRGSQLFQKRQKRVQKFILEHPMGYGAGSSRTAAGGSHGVAEGDLAGQPDAWMSAEGKENYPPEPHMAAAGQRAPPKVPKKTQKVLQMSKALNPDVLAPGYSGPLKEVPPEKFNFTVIPKAYCSPWQEFLSSEDYRLDSKSQLPELPSKPSHLELRSFNRTPIPFGGVLLNDMFPVPALEMEALMDTPNSLELVWNRPSFNRAAKGWVAIMPETEEL, from the exons ATGTTCCCAATTGTGCATTGGGACCCcaccagagagagaaaaaggcaggTGGCGGCCATCCTGAGGGAGACGGCAGGAGACG TCCTCCAGCTGGACTTGGGGAAGAAGGTCAGCGTCCCCCAGGATCTGATGGTGGAGGAGCTGTCTCTGCAGTCCAACAGGGGGTCCCAGCTGTTCCAAAAGAGGCAGAAGCGGGTGCAGAAGTTCATCTTGGAGCACCCCATGGGCTACGGAGCC ggcTCGAGCAGGACGGCAGCAGGGGGCTCACATGGCGTGGCTGAGGGGGACCTGGCAGGACAACCGGACGCGTGGATG TCTGCCGAGGGCAAGGAGAACTATCCCCCAGAGCctcacatggcagcagcaggccaACGGGCCCCTCCCAAAGTGCCCAAGAAGACACAGAAAGTCCTGCAGATGAGTAAAGCCCTCAACCCTGATGTCCTGGCTCCAG GCTACTCTGGGCCGCTGAAAGAAGTCCCACCAGAGAAGTTCAACTTCACTGTCATCCCCAAGGCCTACTGTTCCCCGTGGCAGGAGttcctcagcagtgaagactaCCGGCTGGATAGCAAGAGCCAGCTGCCTGAACTGCCCAGCAAACCCAGCCACCTTGAGTTGAGGAGTTTCAACAG GACTCCTATCCCGTTTGGTGGGGTGCTACTCAATGACATGTTCCCGGTGCCTGCGTTGGAGATGGAGGCTCTGATGGACACCCCGAACAGCTTGGAGCTCGTCTGGAATAGACCAAGCTTTAACAGAGCAGCCAAGGGCTGGGTAGCGATTATGCCAGAGACAGAAGAGCTGTAA
- the RBM22 gene encoding pre-mRNA-splicing factor RBM22, giving the protein MATSLGSNTYNRQNWEDADFPILCQTCLGENPYIRMTKEKYGKECKICARPFTVFRWCPGVRMRFKKTEVCQTCSKLKNVCQTCLLDLEYGLPIQVRDAGLSFKDDMPKSDVNKEYYTQNMEREISNSDGTRAVGALGKATSTSDMLLKLARTTPYYKRNRPHICSFWVKGECKRGEECPYRHEKPTDPDDPLADQNIKDRYYGINDPVADKLLKRASTMPRLDPPDDKTITTLYVGGLGDTITETDLRNHFYQFGEIRTITVVQRQQCAFIQFATRQAAEVAAEKSFNKLIVNGRRLNVKWGRSQAARGKEKEKDGTTESGIKLEPVPGLPGALPPPPAAEEEASANYFNLPPSGPPAVVNIALPPPPGIAPPPPPGFGPHMFHTMGPPPPFMRAPGPIHYPSQDPQRMGAHAGKHNTP; this is encoded by the exons ATGGCGACGTCTCTGGGCTCCAACACTTACAACCGGCAGAACTGGGAGGACGCG GACTTCCCTATTCTGTGTCAGACATGCCTTGGAGAAAATCCATATATCCGAATG ACCAAGGAGAAATATGGAAAAGAATGCAAG ATTTGTGCCAGGCCCTTCACAGTGTTTCGCTGGTGCCCAGGTGTTCGAATGCGCTTTAAGAAGACAGAAGTATGCCAGACATGCAGCAAGCTGAAGAATGTGTGTCAGACCTGCCTGCTTGACCTTGAATATG gtTTACCTATTCAGGTTCGAGATGCAGGACTCTCTTTTAAGGACGACATGCCTAAATCTGATGTCAATAAAGAGTATTATACCCAGAACATGGAGAGAGAA ATTTCGAACTCAGATGGCACAAGAGCAGTTGGTGCTCTAGGGAAAGCTACGTCTACCAGTGACATGTTGCTTAAACTGGCTCGAACCACACCTTATTATAAACGCAACCGACCCCACATCTGTTCCTTTTGGGTGAAAGGGGAATGCAAGAGAGGAGAAGAGTGTCCGTACAg ACATGAAAAACCTACAGACCCAGATGATCCTCTGGCTGATCAAAACATCAAAGATCGTTACTATGGTATTAATGACCCTGTAGCTGATAAGCTTCTGAAACGAGCTTCAACCATGCCTCGTCTGGACCCACCTGATGACAAGACGATTACCACACTATATgtaggaggcctgggagacaccATCACCGAGACTGATCTGAG AAATCACTTCTACCAGTTTGGGGAGATCCGGACGATAACCGTGGTACAGCGGCAGCAGTGTGCATTCATCCAGTTTGCCACGCGGCAAGCTGCAGAGGTGGCTGCTGAGAAGTCCTTTAACAAACTCATTGTCAATGGCCGCAGACTCAATGTCAAGTGGGGgag GTCCCAAGCAgcaagagggaaagaaaaggagaaagacggCACCACAGAGTCTGGTATAAAGCTGGAGCCAGTCCCAGGTCTCCCTGGAG ctcttcccccacctcccgctGCGGAAGAAGAGGCTTCTGCAAATTACTTCAACCTACCTCCCAGTGGCCCTCCAGCCGTGGTCAACATTGCCCTGCCACCACCTCCTGGCAtcgctcctcctccacctccag GTTTTGGGCCACACATGTTCCACACCATGGGACCTCCACCTCCCTTCATGAGAGCCCCAGGCCCCATCCACTACCCTTCTCAAGACCCCCAGAGGATGGGCGCCCACGCTGGGAAGCACAACACTCCCTAG